The following are from one region of the Actinopolyspora halophila DSM 43834 genome:
- a CDS encoding TRAP transporter substrate-binding protein: MFRGNGSPDKRGSRLAALLAAAAVLTLTLAGCGGSAAGGSISWRLAETHPRDYPTTQADIWFADQLRERTDGRIDIKVFPDAQLGEERDVMEQVKLGSVEMTRTNANLVTEFVSSWEAFGIPYVFDDEQHFWNFLNGPGGERKLEELNQAGYVGLTYYDSGARNFYTGSGPVEEPADLHGQNIRVQPGSLTSEMIETMGGSATTMNFSEVYSGLETGVIDGAENNLPSYVSTGHYEVADDISLDEHQRVPEVLMVGQQAWNQLGEQDKELVREVAEESTEVQRDLWKKEVEEARTTLEQEGVTIHDVDTEKFRAAVSGMTEKYTERFGEFTSAVDEARKTD, from the coding sequence GTGTTCCGAGGAAACGGCTCCCCCGACAAACGCGGATCACGGTTGGCCGCGCTGCTCGCGGCGGCCGCGGTGCTGACACTGACCCTGGCCGGGTGCGGCGGTTCCGCGGCAGGCGGCAGCATCAGCTGGCGACTCGCCGAGACCCACCCGCGCGACTACCCCACGACCCAGGCCGACATCTGGTTCGCCGACCAGCTGCGCGAGCGCACCGACGGGCGCATCGACATCAAGGTGTTCCCGGACGCCCAGCTCGGCGAGGAACGGGACGTGATGGAACAGGTCAAGCTCGGCTCGGTCGAGATGACCAGAACCAACGCCAATCTCGTCACCGAATTCGTCTCCTCCTGGGAAGCCTTCGGCATCCCGTACGTGTTCGACGACGAACAACACTTCTGGAACTTCCTCAACGGCCCCGGTGGCGAACGCAAACTCGAGGAGCTGAACCAGGCCGGATACGTGGGACTGACCTACTACGACTCCGGAGCGCGCAACTTCTACACCGGCAGCGGTCCCGTCGAGGAACCCGCCGACCTGCACGGGCAGAACATTCGCGTGCAGCCGGGATCGCTGACCTCCGAGATGATCGAGACCATGGGCGGGTCGGCCACCACCATGAACTTCAGCGAGGTCTACAGCGGACTGGAGACCGGAGTCATCGACGGCGCCGAGAACAACCTTCCCAGCTACGTCTCCACCGGGCACTACGAAGTCGCCGACGACATCAGCCTGGACGAGCACCAGCGGGTTCCCGAAGTACTGATGGTGGGCCAGCAGGCCTGGAACCAGCTCGGGGAACAGGACAAGGAACTCGTCCGCGAGGTGGCCGAGGAATCCACCGAGGTCCAGCGCGACCTCTGGAAGAAGGAGGTCGAAGAAGCCCGCACGACCCTCGAGCAGGAAGGCGTGACCATTCACGACGTGGACACGGAGAAGTTCCGCGCGGCGGTGAGCG
- a CDS encoding TRAP transporter large permease has product MSIDPVAVSILFGGFVVLLLLRVPIALALATSSVSAALWLGLPLPVIGQKLVQALNSFPLLAIPFFILAGEVMSSGGVARRLIDLANVVVGHFRGGLAMLNVVASTFFGGISGSAVADTSSVGSVMLPMMRKQGYPAHYSVGVTVSSAAQGVLIPPSHNMIIFALAAGGSVSIGGVFMAGLLPGIAVGVLLLIICALLAQRHGHPKGERISGADIPRVIWQGSLGLLTPVIVIGGILSGVFTATESAAIACVWAILITFGVYREVPLRAFPGMLRRSMSTLSTVLFLIAAAGAYGYLLTVMRIPDALTRAILSVSDNAVVVLLLCNLLLLVLGAVMDMAPLILITTPILLPVVTSVGMDPMQFGVMLILNLAIGLITPPVGSVLFVGSALGGIRVERAVKGVLPFYIPLLIALLLITFIPQISLFVPRMLGF; this is encoded by the coding sequence ATGAGCATCGACCCCGTAGCGGTCAGCATCCTCTTCGGCGGGTTCGTCGTACTGTTGCTGCTGCGCGTACCGATAGCGCTGGCGCTGGCCACCTCCTCGGTGAGCGCGGCGCTGTGGCTGGGACTGCCACTGCCGGTGATCGGGCAGAAGCTGGTCCAGGCGCTGAACTCCTTCCCACTGCTGGCGATCCCGTTCTTCATCCTCGCGGGCGAGGTGATGTCCAGTGGCGGCGTCGCCCGCAGGCTCATCGATCTGGCCAACGTCGTCGTGGGGCACTTCCGGGGTGGGCTGGCGATGCTCAACGTGGTCGCCAGCACCTTCTTCGGCGGGATCTCCGGTTCGGCCGTGGCCGACACCTCCTCGGTGGGCTCGGTGATGTTGCCCATGATGCGCAAGCAGGGCTACCCCGCCCACTACTCCGTGGGAGTGACCGTTTCCAGCGCGGCACAGGGCGTGCTCATACCGCCGAGCCACAACATGATCATATTCGCGCTCGCCGCGGGCGGCAGCGTCTCGATCGGCGGCGTGTTCATGGCCGGTCTGCTCCCCGGCATCGCCGTCGGCGTACTGCTGCTGATCATCTGCGCCCTGCTGGCCCAACGGCACGGCCACCCGAAGGGCGAACGCATCTCCGGAGCGGACATCCCACGCGTGATCTGGCAGGGTTCGCTCGGCCTGCTCACCCCGGTCATCGTGATCGGCGGCATCCTCAGCGGCGTGTTCACCGCCACCGAATCGGCGGCCATCGCCTGCGTGTGGGCGATCCTGATCACCTTCGGGGTGTACCGGGAGGTCCCGCTGCGCGCATTCCCCGGGATGCTGCGCCGTTCGATGAGCACGCTGTCCACGGTGCTGTTCCTGATCGCCGCCGCGGGCGCCTACGGCTATCTGCTCACCGTGATGCGCATCCCCGATGCGCTCACCCGGGCGATCCTGTCCGTTTCGGACAACGCCGTGGTCGTGCTGCTGCTGTGCAACCTGCTGCTGCTGGTGCTCGGCGCGGTGATGGACATGGCTCCGCTCATCCTGATCACCACGCCGATCCTGCTGCCGGTGGTCACCTCGGTGGGCATGGACCCGATGCAGTTCGGCGTCATGCTGATCCTCAACCTCGCGATCGGGCTGATCACCCCGCCGGTGGGCAGCGTGCTGTTCGTCGGCTCGGCCCTGGGCGGTATCCGCGTGGAACGCGCCGTGAAAGGAGTGCTTCCGTTCTACATCCCGCTGCTGATCGCACTGCTGTTGATCACCTTCATCCCGCAGATCTCGCTGTTCGTCCCACGAATGCTCGGTTTCTGA